The following are encoded together in the Pectobacterium wasabiae CFBP 3304 genome:
- a CDS encoding TolC family protein: MPRITHDKTRLLAYFPVALLLCWSSTVFGQTISFNQAWVRLLQSDDSIAAERAGVDRAQSLRESAKGLYWPQVNVGASYTRLDKPVELDARDLNPLANHRDIFTALNQLININGNPFVTRFTEQNVVTSSVQVVWPLFTGGRIDAAQSIRAAQVNEAEQMLIIRTLAQFEALAQAYYGVVMAHQVIKTRQDIEKGMAQHYDHARKLEAQGQIARVEVLSAQSAYDMARIETQKARRSLETTEIVFAKLIKTEGATPSSSLFINKALPELPALVKQTLNTHPGLKVLSAKRDQAKDLIRIERAKYAPDVFLFGNYQLYEQDTLAARTTPDWMVGVGVSVPLISRDGRSDNIAAAKSAEMQVNYLEADMRQNLEILVETTWREARQALEEFNSLSSTQKLAEENVQLRNKAFMQGMSTSLDVVDALNQLAGAKTQRASAAYRYVVSIARLMAISSQLNRFSDYQTQYAIQVTP; the protein is encoded by the coding sequence ATGCCTCGAATAACACACGATAAAACCCGGCTTCTGGCCTATTTCCCCGTAGCACTGCTGCTGTGCTGGTCGTCCACGGTTTTCGGACAAACTATCTCGTTTAATCAGGCCTGGGTTCGTCTTCTGCAAAGTGATGACAGCATTGCTGCCGAACGCGCCGGAGTCGATCGGGCACAGTCCCTGCGAGAATCAGCCAAAGGTCTTTACTGGCCACAGGTCAACGTGGGTGCAAGCTATACACGCCTTGATAAACCTGTCGAACTAGACGCCCGTGACCTCAATCCGCTGGCAAATCACCGAGATATTTTCACTGCGCTCAATCAGTTAATTAATATCAATGGCAATCCTTTCGTCACCCGTTTCACAGAACAAAACGTGGTAACCAGCTCCGTTCAGGTCGTCTGGCCGCTATTCACTGGAGGTCGGATTGATGCCGCTCAGTCGATTCGGGCAGCACAGGTGAATGAGGCAGAACAAATGCTGATCATCCGCACGCTAGCGCAGTTTGAAGCACTCGCGCAGGCTTATTACGGCGTGGTCATGGCACATCAGGTGATAAAAACGCGTCAAGATATTGAAAAAGGCATGGCGCAACATTATGACCACGCTCGCAAGCTGGAGGCTCAGGGGCAAATTGCCAGAGTCGAGGTGCTGTCCGCACAGTCTGCTTATGATATGGCGCGAATCGAAACACAAAAGGCGCGTCGCAGTTTGGAAACGACTGAGATTGTCTTCGCGAAGCTGATCAAGACGGAAGGCGCAACGCCCTCTTCTTCGCTGTTCATCAACAAAGCGCTTCCCGAACTGCCTGCGTTGGTGAAACAAACGCTCAATACCCACCCCGGTTTAAAAGTGCTCTCAGCCAAGCGCGATCAGGCTAAGGATCTTATCCGTATTGAACGCGCCAAATATGCCCCCGACGTGTTTCTGTTTGGCAACTATCAGCTTTACGAACAGGACACGCTGGCAGCCAGAACGACGCCGGACTGGATGGTCGGCGTCGGCGTTTCCGTCCCGCTCATCAGCCGTGACGGCCGTTCCGACAATATTGCCGCCGCAAAAAGTGCAGAAATGCAGGTTAACTATCTGGAAGCCGATATGCGGCAAAACCTTGAGATTTTGGTCGAAACCACATGGCGAGAAGCTCGACAGGCGCTGGAGGAATTCAATTCATTATCCTCCACGCAAAAACTGGCGGAAGAGAATGTTCAGCTACGCAACAAAGCCTTTATGCAGGGAATGTCTACCTCGCTGGACGTGGTCGATGCGCTGAATCAGTTAGCCGGAGCCAAGACACAACGCGCCTCCGCGGCCTATCGTTACGTGGTTTCCATCGCCAGATTAATGGCCATCTCCAGCCAGTTGAACCGCTTCTCTGACTACCAGACTCAGTACGCCATACAGGTGACGCCATGA
- the aspA gene encoding aspartate ammonia-lyase — translation MSTNIRIEEDLLGTREVPADAYYGIHTLRAIENFYISNSTISDIPEFVRAMVMVKKAAALANKELQTIPRKIADTILQACDEVLNNGKCLDQFPVDVYQGGAGTSVNMNTNEVLANIGLELMGHQKGEYQYLNPNDHLNKCQSTNDAYPTGFRIAVYTSILKLVEAITQLSDGFERKAKEFENILKMGRTQLQDAVPMTLGQEFHAFNVLLKEENRNLLRTAELLLEVNLGATAIGTRLNTPDEYQKLAVQHLAKVSGLPCVPAEDLIEATSDCGAYVMMHSALKRVAVKMSKICNDLRLLSSGPRTGLNEINLPELQAGSSIMPAKVNPVVPEVVNQVCFKVIGNDTCVTMAAEAGQLQLNVMEPVIGQAMFESIQILSSACYNLLEKCVNGITANKDVCEAYVFNSIGIVTYLNPFIGHHNGDIVGKICAETGKSVREVVLERGLLTEEQLDDIFSIQNLMHPAYKAKRYTDENEAV, via the coding sequence ATGTCAACCAATATCCGTATTGAAGAAGACCTGTTAGGTACCCGTGAAGTTCCTGCTGATGCCTATTATGGTATCCATACGCTGCGTGCGATTGAGAATTTTTATATCAGTAATAGCACCATCAGCGATATTCCAGAATTTGTCCGCGCCATGGTGATGGTAAAAAAAGCCGCCGCGCTGGCGAATAAAGAACTGCAAACCATTCCGCGTAAAATTGCCGATACTATTCTGCAAGCCTGTGATGAAGTGCTGAATAACGGCAAGTGTCTGGATCAGTTCCCTGTCGATGTGTATCAGGGCGGCGCGGGTACGTCAGTCAACATGAACACCAACGAAGTGTTGGCGAATATCGGTCTGGAACTGATGGGGCATCAGAAAGGTGAATACCAGTATCTGAACCCGAACGACCACCTGAACAAATGCCAGTCCACCAACGATGCCTACCCGACGGGCTTCCGTATCGCGGTGTACACGTCCATCCTGAAACTGGTCGAAGCGATTACCCAGTTGAGCGATGGCTTTGAGCGCAAAGCGAAAGAGTTCGAAAACATCCTGAAAATGGGCCGTACCCAGTTGCAGGATGCCGTACCGATGACCCTCGGCCAGGAATTCCACGCGTTCAACGTACTGCTGAAAGAAGAAAATCGTAACCTGCTTCGTACCGCCGAGCTGCTGCTGGAAGTCAATCTGGGCGCCACCGCCATCGGTACACGTCTGAACACGCCGGATGAGTATCAGAAGCTGGCGGTTCAGCATCTGGCAAAAGTCAGCGGTCTGCCTTGCGTACCGGCTGAAGACCTGATCGAAGCGACCTCCGACTGCGGTGCTTACGTCATGATGCACAGCGCCCTGAAGCGCGTGGCAGTGAAAATGTCGAAAATCTGTAACGACCTGCGCCTGCTGTCTTCCGGTCCGCGTACTGGCCTGAACGAAATCAACCTGCCGGAATTGCAGGCGGGCTCGTCCATCATGCCAGCCAAAGTTAACCCAGTTGTACCAGAAGTCGTGAATCAGGTGTGCTTCAAAGTGATCGGCAACGATACCTGCGTCACCATGGCGGCAGAAGCAGGCCAGTTGCAGTTGAACGTGATGGAGCCGGTTATCGGGCAGGCAATGTTCGAGTCCATCCAGATTCTGTCTAGCGCTTGCTACAACCTGCTGGAAAAATGCGTCAACGGCATCACCGCCAACAAAGACGTGTGTGAAGCTTATGTCTTCAACTCTATCGGTATCGTAACCTACCTGAACCCGTTCATTGGTCACCACAACGGCGATATCGTTGGGAAAATCTGTGCCGAAACCGGTAAGAGCGTGCGTGAAGTGGTACTGGAGCGCGGTCTGCTCACCGAGGAGCAACTGGACGACATTTTCTCCATCCAGAACCTGATGCACCCGGCCTACAAAGCCAAACGCTACACCGACGAAAACGAAGCCGTTTAA
- a CDS encoding LysR family transcriptional regulator yields MVKRTVSANKSIDMYAVYVFVTMAEAGSMTAAAARLGLTPSAISQTIRLLEEDFGVKLVNRARRPFVLTPYGIALKNRGEILTEEIANLKAQVLEAGKGIKPDLRIGLVDSFAITCGSVFTKSLMKSSSQLLIRTGLSPQQGEALMRRELDLIVTSDPLIDSDSVVRHQLFSEGYFIITPPDYRKRIKTVEDIRELSAALPLVRFNRNSQIGMQIERYLRRIDIRVPNMLEFDNADTLTSMVAAGIGWAVTTPLSFLQSVAHSREVLTHMPEQLNIKRSLYIVGHRDEYSAFFEEACDVTHDIIKTVFIPKLKTLNRGIEKLVEINPDNSE; encoded by the coding sequence ATGGTTAAACGCACAGTGTCCGCCAATAAATCGATCGATATGTACGCCGTCTATGTTTTTGTGACGATGGCGGAAGCAGGAAGCATGACGGCAGCCGCTGCGCGGTTAGGCCTGACTCCTTCTGCCATTTCGCAAACGATCCGGTTGTTGGAAGAAGATTTCGGCGTCAAATTGGTTAATCGGGCTCGTCGCCCCTTTGTCCTAACGCCCTACGGCATTGCGTTGAAAAACCGGGGAGAAATCCTGACGGAGGAGATTGCGAACCTCAAGGCACAGGTGCTGGAAGCGGGAAAAGGCATCAAGCCCGACTTACGTATCGGCCTGGTGGATTCATTTGCCATCACCTGTGGTTCGGTGTTTACCAAGAGTTTGATGAAGAGTTCGTCGCAGTTGCTGATTCGTACCGGGCTCAGCCCACAGCAGGGTGAAGCGCTAATGCGTCGCGAGCTGGATTTAATCGTCACCAGCGACCCGTTGATCGACAGCGATAGCGTGGTGCGCCATCAGTTGTTTTCCGAAGGCTATTTTATTATCACGCCGCCGGATTACCGTAAGCGCATCAAAACGGTTGAGGACATCCGCGAGCTTTCCGCCGCACTGCCGCTGGTGCGCTTTAACCGGAACTCGCAGATTGGGATGCAGATTGAGCGCTACCTACGCCGCATCGATATCCGCGTACCGAACATGCTCGAATTTGATAATGCGGATACCTTAACATCGATGGTGGCAGCCGGTATCGGTTGGGCGGTGACCACCCCGCTTAGCTTCCTGCAATCCGTTGCGCACTCACGAGAAGTGCTGACACATATGCCGGAACAGCTAAATATCAAGCGTTCGCTTTATATTGTTGGTCATCGCGATGAATACAGTGCGTTCTTTGAAGAAGCGTGCGATGTCACGCATGACATTATCAAAACTGTATTTATTCCGAAATTGAAAACGCTAAACCGCGGAATAGAAAAGCTGGTTGAGATTAACCCAGATAATTCGGAATAA
- a CDS encoding helix-turn-helix domain-containing protein, whose amino-acid sequence MALKFYESPFHVTHDAEIASKMAMKMDLSIMITNLIKEKGWTQKEAAEKLGISQSRVSELKNAKIELFTIDAMFDMLDALGFRAKMSMPSLHQASIAITEIESAG is encoded by the coding sequence ATGGCGTTAAAATTCTACGAAAGTCCGTTTCATGTAACGCATGACGCTGAGATTGCCAGCAAGATGGCAATGAAAATGGATTTATCGATCATGATTACTAATTTAATCAAAGAGAAAGGCTGGACACAAAAAGAAGCGGCAGAAAAACTGGGTATCAGCCAGTCGCGCGTTTCAGAACTCAAAAATGCCAAGATTGAACTTTTCACCATTGATGCCATGTTCGACATGCTGGATGCACTCGGTTTCCGAGCGAAGATGTCGATGCCAAGCCTGCATCAGGCATCAATCGCCATCACTGAAATCGAATCAGCAGGCTAA
- the rtcR gene encoding RNA repair transcriptional activator RtcR, whose amino-acid sequence MKRRVVIGVLGTTLDKRGKRENRWTKWRPTVGLCQQPDFPVDRLELLHQARNEGMAQQVAEDIAVVSPATRVTLQAVELRDPWNLEEVYSAFLDFASRYPFDTENEEYFVHITTGTHVVQICWFLLTEARYLPAKLLQTAPGEKADRPAPQGIYAVIDLDLSRYATLTSRFQHEQERSVSFLKSGIETRNTTFNALIDQIERVALRSTAPMLLTGPTGAGKSFLAQRIYQLRQSRHLVSGRFVAVNCATLRGDNAMSTLFGHVKGAFTGALQARTGLLREADGGMLFLDEIAELGLDEQAMLLKAIEEKSFFPFGSDKEVSSDFQLIAGTHRNLREWIAQGKFREDLYARINMWTFPLPGLAERREDIEPNIEYELQRFARDHQTQIRFDKDARQRYLSFACSPQAAWHGNFRELGSSIARMATLAEQGRITVALVEEEIIRLKASWGSDAPATALPPELANIDLFEQRQLETVLDVCRTANSLSDAGRLLFAVSRQQKQKPNDADRLRKYLARFGLSWEGLRGTSNTK is encoded by the coding sequence ATGAAACGCCGAGTCGTCATTGGTGTGCTGGGCACCACGCTGGATAAACGGGGTAAACGAGAGAATCGATGGACGAAATGGCGTCCTACCGTCGGCCTGTGCCAACAGCCCGATTTTCCGGTCGATCGTCTGGAACTGCTGCATCAAGCGCGCAACGAGGGAATGGCGCAGCAGGTAGCGGAGGATATCGCTGTGGTGTCACCCGCGACGCGGGTCACGCTTCAGGCCGTTGAGCTGCGCGATCCGTGGAATCTCGAAGAGGTCTACAGCGCCTTTCTGGATTTTGCGAGCCGCTACCCGTTCGACACCGAAAACGAAGAGTATTTCGTCCACATCACCACTGGCACCCATGTTGTGCAGATTTGCTGGTTCCTGCTGACCGAAGCTCGTTATCTGCCCGCGAAGCTACTGCAAACCGCACCAGGAGAGAAAGCAGATCGTCCCGCACCGCAAGGCATCTACGCCGTCATCGATCTGGATCTCAGCCGCTATGCCACGCTTACCAGCCGCTTTCAGCACGAGCAGGAACGTTCCGTCTCATTCCTGAAATCCGGCATCGAGACGCGCAATACCACATTCAATGCATTGATCGACCAGATTGAACGCGTCGCGCTACGCTCCACCGCGCCGATGCTGCTAACTGGCCCGACGGGTGCGGGGAAATCCTTTCTGGCGCAGCGCATCTACCAGTTGCGACAGTCTCGCCATCTGGTCAGCGGCCGCTTTGTCGCGGTTAACTGCGCCACGCTGCGCGGCGACAATGCGATGTCAACGCTGTTTGGCCATGTGAAAGGCGCATTTACTGGCGCATTGCAGGCCAGAACTGGGCTGCTACGTGAAGCGGACGGCGGCATGCTATTTCTGGATGAAATTGCCGAACTGGGGTTGGATGAACAGGCTATGCTGCTCAAGGCCATTGAAGAAAAAAGTTTTTTCCCATTTGGTTCAGATAAAGAAGTCAGCAGCGATTTTCAGTTAATTGCTGGCACGCACCGCAACCTACGCGAGTGGATCGCACAAGGCAAATTTCGTGAAGACCTCTATGCGCGTATCAATATGTGGACCTTCCCCCTACCGGGGCTGGCAGAGCGGCGGGAAGACATCGAACCCAACATCGAATACGAACTCCAGCGCTTTGCTCGCGATCACCAAACGCAGATTCGCTTCGATAAAGACGCCCGACAACGCTACCTCTCCTTTGCCTGCTCGCCGCAGGCCGCATGGCACGGCAACTTCCGCGAACTCGGTTCTTCTATCGCACGCATGGCGACGCTGGCAGAGCAAGGTCGCATCACCGTTGCACTGGTAGAAGAAGAAATTATCCGGCTGAAAGCCAGTTGGGGAAGTGATGCGCCAGCAACCGCGCTACCGCCCGAACTCGCCAACATCGATCTGTTTGAACAGCGCCAGCTTGAAACCGTGCTCGACGTCTGCCGCACCGCTAACTCGCTCTCCGACGCGGGCCGTTTGCTGTTCGCCGTTTCCCGCCAGCAAAAACAAAAACCCAACGACGCCGACCGTCTGCGTAAATATCTGGCACGTTTTGGGCTGAGCTGGGAGGGGTTGAGAGGGACAAGTAACACAAAGTAA
- a CDS encoding RtcB family protein encodes MEEMKTQDYDMMSPVNSAPVKMWTQGVPVEPEARDQLLNTAKMPFIFKHLAVMPDVHLGKGSTIGSVIPTRGAIIPAAVGVDIGCGMIAVRTSLVASDLPDNLLGLRSAIEQAVPHGRSVTRSKRDVGSWQNPPQTVDMHWSLLEPRFKRLTDKYPQLLKTNNYQHLGTLGTGNHFIEICLDEVDRVWVMLHSGSRGVGNAIGSLFIKLAQEDMQQHIANLPDRNLAYFEEGSLHFEDYMEAVEWAQDFARHNREVMMSHTLAALSRIVTKPFTTQQEGVNCHHNYVQRETHFGESVLITRKGAVSAQKGQMGIIPGSMGAKSFIVRGLGNEDSFCSCSHGAGRTMSRTAAKKRFTVEDQIRATAHVECRKDSNVIDEIPMAYKDIDKVMAAQSSLVEIVYTLRQVVCVKG; translated from the coding sequence ATGGAAGAAATGAAAACGCAGGATTACGACATGATGTCGCCAGTGAATAGCGCGCCGGTAAAAATGTGGACACAGGGCGTGCCTGTGGAACCGGAAGCCCGCGACCAATTGCTGAATACGGCCAAAATGCCGTTCATTTTTAAACATCTGGCGGTGATGCCGGATGTGCACCTGGGAAAAGGATCGACGATTGGTAGCGTGATCCCCACGCGTGGGGCGATTATCCCCGCCGCAGTAGGCGTGGATATCGGTTGTGGGATGATCGCGGTGCGTACATCGCTGGTTGCCAGCGACTTGCCGGATAACCTACTGGGGCTACGTAGCGCAATTGAACAGGCGGTGCCGCACGGACGTAGCGTCACGCGTTCTAAACGCGATGTCGGTTCTTGGCAAAATCCACCGCAAACGGTGGATATGCATTGGTCACTGCTGGAACCACGTTTTAAACGTTTGACGGATAAATACCCGCAGTTGCTGAAAACCAACAACTACCAGCACTTGGGAACGTTAGGGACGGGTAACCACTTTATCGAAATCTGTCTGGATGAAGTCGATCGCGTGTGGGTGATGTTGCACAGCGGGTCGCGTGGTGTAGGGAACGCGATTGGATCGCTGTTCATCAAGCTGGCGCAGGAAGATATGCAGCAGCACATTGCAAATCTGCCGGACCGTAATTTGGCGTATTTCGAGGAAGGAAGCCTGCACTTTGAGGATTACATGGAAGCGGTTGAGTGGGCGCAGGATTTTGCTCGTCATAACCGTGAAGTGATGATGTCGCATACGCTGGCGGCGCTGTCCCGTATTGTGACTAAGCCGTTTACCACTCAGCAGGAAGGCGTGAACTGCCACCATAACTACGTGCAGCGCGAAACGCACTTTGGTGAATCGGTGCTGATTACCCGTAAAGGGGCAGTGTCGGCGCAGAAAGGTCAGATGGGGATCATTCCGGGATCGATGGGAGCGAAGAGCTTCATCGTGCGCGGATTGGGGAACGAAGACAGTTTCTGTTCCTGTAGCCACGGCGCGGGAAGAACCATGAGCCGTACCGCGGCGAAAAAACGCTTCACTGTCGAAGATCAGATCCGCGCGACCGCGCACGTTGAGTGTAGAAAAGACAGCAACGTTATCGATGAAATTCCGATGGCGTATAAAGATATCGATAAGGTGATGGCGGCACAGTCATCGCTGGTGGAAATCGTGTATACGCTGCGTCAGGTGGTGTGTGTAAAAGGATAA
- a CDS encoding nucleotidyltransferase domain-containing protein, with amino-acid sequence MMEQDYRVDAAMRTRIKLVLQDVEERYQVKVLYACESGSRGWGFASPDSDYDVRFLYVHRPEWYLRVEAQRDVIELPIDDELDVCGWEWRKALGLLKRANPTLIEWLDSPVVYQEDREATSELRATVPTWFSPSKARWHYLSMARKNFRGYLQDETVRLKKYFYVLRPLLAVRWIEAGKGMPPMRFSQLLAGTVDDPRLLAEVHQLLEIKQRSGEAEYGPRREAIHAFITQMLNEADSPVVLPDSKTVDDTMLDALLYRTVMA; translated from the coding sequence ATGATGGAACAAGATTATCGCGTCGATGCGGCCATGCGGACGCGGATAAAATTAGTCTTACAGGATGTGGAGGAACGTTATCAGGTAAAGGTACTTTATGCCTGTGAATCGGGGAGCCGTGGCTGGGGATTTGCGTCCCCAGATAGCGACTACGATGTGCGTTTTCTCTACGTGCATCGGCCCGAATGGTATTTGCGTGTTGAAGCGCAGCGCGATGTGATAGAGCTGCCTATCGACGATGAGCTGGATGTCTGTGGTTGGGAATGGCGCAAAGCCCTCGGCCTGCTCAAGCGGGCCAACCCGACACTGATTGAATGGCTGGATTCGCCCGTGGTCTATCAGGAAGATCGGGAAGCCACGTCCGAACTGCGGGCGACGGTGCCGACGTGGTTCTCGCCGTCCAAGGCACGCTGGCACTATCTGTCGATGGCACGTAAAAACTTTCGTGGTTATCTGCAAGACGAAACGGTACGCCTCAAAAAGTATTTCTACGTCCTGCGCCCGCTGCTGGCCGTGCGCTGGATAGAGGCAGGCAAAGGTATGCCGCCGATGCGTTTTTCACAGTTGCTTGCAGGAACGGTAGACGATCCGCGACTGTTGGCTGAAGTTCATCAACTGCTGGAGATAAAGCAACGGTCGGGTGAGGCGGAATACGGCCCACGTCGGGAAGCGATCCACGCGTTCATCACGCAGATGCTGAACGAGGCTGATAGCCCCGTTGTGTTACCAGACAGTAAGACCGTTGACGACACAATGCTGGATGCACTGCTGTATCGGACGGTGATGGCGTAA
- a CDS encoding HEAT repeat domain-containing protein: MASFDLLLQQLEKLVASPDNYYRPAQAGLLDSASRLITLTHHYNGHIRQRAVLCLGFMDEVSALPALIERVNDWAEPVRRAAKQSVRLLLTPDNTVHFVAKLPEIFWLLHCQRENHQPLVDEIVSFLTEKVHASSLLAGLSSEDKTVARLSLDILAERELFPLKQVFSQAMLHRDPLVRANAARYLLSTERDIDHEMMTILLKESFAPIKQAALQYVMDSAFPVPTPLLIALLFDKNALVRQRASGLLREQNDDPVAHYLAALDRATMTVTMRKITLWGLDEHRYDGIVALAERYLDERYPSLYHSALRILILRTDDDARERLFVALRHPSLAIVKGAWRLFYQQKISLSLPELQRCLEEAPSREHVEVYYFLTHKLNKWDWLIFLLDNAQSENAALTQASVTYWILRFNHSGILPNTRQQARLRDLLDKSPHVISRKSPYIALFLQ, translated from the coding sequence ATGGCATCTTTCGATTTACTACTGCAACAGTTGGAAAAACTCGTCGCTTCACCAGACAACTATTATCGGCCCGCGCAGGCTGGCTTGCTAGATTCGGCGTCACGCCTGATAACGCTTACGCATCACTATAACGGGCATATTCGGCAGCGCGCGGTGCTGTGTCTGGGCTTCATGGATGAGGTATCTGCATTGCCAGCGCTGATTGAACGGGTGAACGATTGGGCCGAGCCAGTACGCCGTGCGGCTAAACAGAGCGTGCGGTTGCTGTTAACGCCGGATAATACCGTGCATTTTGTCGCCAAGTTGCCAGAGATTTTCTGGCTGCTGCACTGCCAGCGGGAAAACCATCAGCCGCTGGTGGATGAGATCGTTAGTTTTTTGACCGAGAAGGTACACGCATCGTCGCTACTGGCGGGGCTGTCTTCGGAAGACAAAACCGTCGCCAGACTGTCACTGGATATTCTGGCTGAGCGTGAGCTGTTTCCTCTGAAGCAGGTTTTTAGCCAGGCGATGTTGCATCGCGATCCGTTAGTGAGGGCTAACGCGGCGCGGTATCTGCTAAGCACGGAGCGGGATATCGATCATGAAATGATGACGATTCTGCTGAAAGAGTCGTTTGCACCGATCAAGCAGGCAGCATTGCAGTACGTGATGGATAGCGCGTTCCCTGTGCCCACGCCTCTGCTGATTGCTTTACTGTTTGATAAGAACGCATTAGTGCGCCAGCGTGCTTCAGGGCTACTGCGTGAGCAAAACGACGATCCGGTTGCCCATTATCTTGCGGCGCTGGATCGGGCGACGATGACGGTCACAATGCGTAAAATCACGCTGTGGGGACTCGATGAGCATCGCTACGACGGCATTGTGGCGCTGGCGGAACGCTATCTGGATGAGCGCTACCCCAGTCTTTATCACAGCGCCTTGCGTATTCTTATTCTGCGTACCGATGACGACGCTCGTGAACGACTGTTTGTCGCTTTGCGCCACCCCTCGCTTGCTATTGTGAAGGGGGCGTGGAGGCTGTTTTACCAGCAGAAGATTTCTTTGTCGCTGCCTGAACTCCAGCGCTGTCTGGAAGAGGCACCTTCTAGAGAACACGTTGAGGTGTACTACTTTTTAACGCACAAGTTGAATAAATGGGACTGGCTGATTTTCCTATTGGATAACGCGCAATCAGAAAATGCGGCGCTAACGCAGGCTAGCGTGACGTATTGGATACTGCGATTTAACCATTCGGGCATCTTACCAAATACACGGCAGCAGGCGCGTCTGCGGGACTTGTTAGATAAAAGCCCACACGTTATCTCGCGCAAAAGTCCGTATATCGCTCTGTTTTTGCAGTGA
- a CDS encoding HNH endonuclease, producing MAATNHWTRDQLLIAFTLYSQLPFGRLHSRNPDIIRYAALLNRTPSALAMKLVNLASLDPFIIDSGRTGLRGASNADRALWQEMDSNPELFELQCQQAMVSLETGAAETTASPSLFQANESDIPNYHGGERLAQVKTRIGQQLFRKRVLSNYGERCCVTGLEEPTLLVASHIRPWKTAAEHRLNPSNGLCLSSLHDKAFDMGLISFNDSLEMILSPRIKKLKSTISDVNFAQYEGKQIHLPDAYPPDLSQMAYHREHIFLVRG from the coding sequence ATGGCTGCTACCAACCATTGGACGCGAGATCAGTTGCTGATCGCCTTCACCCTTTACAGTCAGTTGCCGTTTGGCAGATTGCATTCGCGTAACCCCGACATCATTCGCTACGCGGCGTTGCTTAACCGCACACCTTCTGCACTAGCGATGAAGTTGGTTAACCTCGCCAGCCTCGATCCGTTTATTATCGATTCTGGTCGCACTGGCTTGCGTGGGGCCTCCAACGCCGACCGCGCACTATGGCAGGAGATGGACAGCAACCCTGAGTTATTTGAACTGCAGTGCCAGCAGGCGATGGTATCGCTCGAAACCGGAGCGGCGGAAACGACAGCATCGCCATCACTGTTCCAAGCCAACGAGAGCGACATCCCGAATTACCACGGCGGCGAGCGCCTCGCACAGGTGAAAACGCGCATTGGGCAACAGCTATTTCGCAAGCGCGTGCTCAGCAACTATGGCGAACGTTGCTGTGTCACCGGGCTGGAAGAACCCACGCTGCTGGTAGCCAGCCATATTCGCCCGTGGAAAACGGCAGCAGAACACCGCCTCAACCCCAGCAACGGCCTCTGCCTATCCAGCCTGCACGACAAAGCCTTTGATATGGGGCTGATCAGCTTCAACGACTCGCTGGAAATGATACTCTCTCCGCGCATTAAAAAGCTGAAAAGCACCATCAGCGACGTCAACTTCGCCCAGTACGAAGGCAAACAAATCCACCTGCCAGACGCTTATCCGCCCGACCTGTCACAGATGGCATACCATCGTGAGCATATTTTTTTGGTACGGGGGTAG